In Halapricum desulfuricans, a single window of DNA contains:
- a CDS encoding tRNA pseudouridine(54/55) synthase Pus10, which produces MTVLEIARDALATGPVCDACLGRLVADRSFGLTNAERGRALRTTVALEDDEPYEEPDDCWVCEGESDRIGTWVDRAVRAVADYAFDTYQVGTRVPPMLEENDTLLRDDVGLPEDAGEPLKAELNREVGKRFGREVDAEVDFERPDVQLLLDLGTDEVELQVNSAFVYGRYRKLERDIPQTKWPCNECGGTGLKRGAECPGCDGTGFRYDESVEQLTAPPVVEAYEGESATFHGAGREDVDALMLGTGRPFVIEVEDPHTREVDPEALEAAINDYAEGKVEVTDLAIPTYEMVERVKEHEASKTYRMAVEFDGPVADADLQAALDDLRGATITQRTPQRVDHRRADIDRTREVYDIKGDLEDETHATIELDGEGGLYVKELVSGDDGRTEPSLSGLLGVGAVVTALDVLAVEGETEPFLTEAYLAE; this is translated from the coding sequence ATGACCGTCCTGGAGATCGCACGCGACGCGCTGGCGACCGGTCCCGTCTGTGACGCCTGTCTGGGCCGGCTGGTCGCCGACCGGAGTTTCGGGCTGACCAACGCCGAGCGCGGGCGCGCGCTTCGCACGACCGTCGCGCTCGAAGACGACGAACCCTACGAGGAACCCGACGACTGCTGGGTCTGTGAGGGCGAGTCGGACCGGATCGGGACGTGGGTCGATCGCGCGGTCCGGGCCGTCGCCGACTACGCGTTCGACACCTACCAGGTCGGGACGCGCGTCCCGCCGATGCTCGAGGAAAACGACACCCTCCTCCGGGACGACGTGGGCTTGCCCGAGGACGCCGGCGAGCCGCTGAAGGCCGAACTCAACCGGGAAGTCGGCAAGCGCTTCGGCCGGGAGGTCGACGCCGAGGTCGACTTCGAGCGACCGGACGTCCAGCTGTTGCTCGATCTCGGCACCGACGAGGTCGAGCTGCAGGTCAACTCCGCGTTCGTCTACGGTCGCTACAGGAAACTCGAACGGGACATTCCCCAGACGAAGTGGCCCTGCAACGAGTGTGGCGGGACCGGCCTGAAACGCGGGGCGGAGTGTCCGGGCTGTGACGGGACCGGCTTCCGGTACGACGAGAGCGTCGAACAGCTGACAGCGCCGCCGGTCGTCGAGGCCTACGAGGGCGAGTCCGCGACCTTCCACGGGGCGGGCCGCGAGGACGTCGACGCGCTCATGCTCGGGACGGGCCGGCCGTTCGTCATCGAAGTCGAAGATCCCCACACTCGCGAGGTCGATCCCGAAGCGCTCGAAGCGGCGATCAACGACTACGCCGAGGGGAAGGTCGAGGTGACCGATCTGGCGATCCCGACCTACGAGATGGTCGAACGGGTCAAGGAACACGAGGCGTCCAAGACCTACCGGATGGCCGTCGAGTTCGACGGGCCCGTGGCCGACGCGGACCTGCAGGCGGCCCTGGACGACCTCCGCGGTGCGACGATCACCCAGCGGACGCCCCAGCGGGTCGATCACCGCCGGGCCGACATCGACCGGACGCGGGAGGTATACGACATCAAGGGCGACCTCGAGGACGAGACCCACGCGACGATCGAACTCGACGGCGAGGGGGGCCTCTACGTGAAGGAACTCGTCTCCGGCGACGACGGCCGGACCGAACCCAGCCTGTCGGGCTTGCTCGGTGTCGGGGCTGTCGTGACCGCGCTGGACGTGCTCGCGGTCGAGGGCGAAACCGAGCCGTTCCTCACTGAGGCGTATCTCGCAGAGTGA
- a CDS encoding histidine kinase N-terminal 7TM domain-containing protein has protein sequence MQSFQLHLPLILVLLATEVGLLTTAYGLYYIDKFGRTKQVTTFTALAAAITVWVFFALLQLTATTYRLSYWAYKLLHFGSFTTAPAVLLYALSMGNARRWVNRKTVSVIGVGLLPVFVLLFTDPVPVLFEDPQLVSFGAFSVISHGESPIYVAYLSAFYIVATAGLSYIVYRTWTDSSLSRRQTAVLVPAIFAPMLLSVVQTFDILPFETPGTILTPASFSIGMAGVGYAAFRYETFDTKALARSRAIETMREGYLLVDTGGEIIDVNARARSLLDAETALVGTKISELFAEPDGQALEAGDDAPPFEVAVDGPDGDTRTLEVSTSKFTTSSEQTLGTLFVVREITARKRAQEQVKRQRDNIAVLDQMVRHDIRNHLQSVLGGADLLATKAEMTDDEARYLEMITENADHAVDLTKSARELATVMLEPESEFEPVNVRAVLTDEIEKVSDSFDSVSIAAEGSIPNVSVTGDEMLGSVFRNLLKNAVQHNDTEQPEVVVSATERDDRVRVSIADNGPGIPDVHKEQLFSKGETGLDSEGTGIGLYLVRTLVERYGGSVSVEDNEPRGSIFTVSLPRAESS, from the coding sequence GTGCAGTCTTTCCAGCTCCATCTCCCGTTGATTCTCGTTCTACTGGCGACTGAGGTCGGACTACTGACGACGGCCTACGGACTGTATTATATCGACAAGTTTGGACGGACCAAGCAGGTGACGACCTTCACGGCTCTGGCGGCGGCGATCACCGTCTGGGTGTTCTTCGCGCTGTTGCAACTTACTGCGACGACCTACAGACTGTCCTACTGGGCGTACAAGTTGCTTCACTTCGGGTCGTTCACGACTGCGCCTGCGGTGTTGCTCTATGCGCTCTCGATGGGGAACGCGCGTCGATGGGTGAATCGAAAGACGGTGTCCGTCATCGGCGTGGGGTTGTTGCCGGTGTTCGTCTTGCTGTTTACCGATCCCGTACCTGTCCTGTTCGAGGACCCACAGCTGGTCTCGTTCGGAGCGTTCTCCGTGATCAGCCACGGTGAGAGTCCAATCTACGTCGCGTACCTCTCGGCGTTTTATATCGTCGCGACGGCCGGACTCTCGTATATCGTGTATCGGACATGGACCGACTCGAGTCTCAGCCGGAGGCAGACTGCGGTTCTGGTCCCAGCTATCTTTGCGCCGATGCTGTTGTCCGTCGTCCAGACGTTCGATATCCTCCCGTTCGAGACACCGGGCACGATCCTGACGCCGGCGTCGTTTTCGATCGGGATGGCAGGTGTGGGCTATGCGGCGTTCCGGTACGAGACCTTCGATACGAAAGCGCTGGCCCGTTCTCGCGCGATCGAAACGATGCGAGAGGGGTATTTGCTCGTCGACACCGGCGGGGAGATCATCGACGTCAACGCACGCGCTCGGTCGTTGCTCGACGCCGAGACCGCACTCGTCGGCACGAAAATATCAGAGCTGTTCGCTGAGCCTGATGGACAGGCCCTCGAAGCAGGTGACGATGCGCCACCGTTCGAAGTAGCAGTTGACGGTCCCGATGGCGACACGAGAACGCTGGAAGTCTCGACCTCGAAGTTCACTACGAGCAGCGAACAGACCCTCGGTACGCTGTTCGTCGTCCGCGAGATCACTGCGCGCAAACGGGCCCAAGAACAAGTCAAGCGACAGCGAGACAATATCGCGGTGCTGGATCAGATGGTCCGACACGACATCAGAAATCACCTCCAGAGCGTGTTGGGTGGAGCCGACCTTCTGGCAACGAAGGCGGAAATGACGGATGACGAAGCCCGATATCTGGAGATGATAACTGAAAACGCTGACCACGCGGTCGACCTGACGAAATCGGCCCGGGAACTCGCCACCGTGATGCTCGAACCCGAGTCGGAGTTCGAGCCGGTGAACGTGAGAGCCGTACTCACTGACGAAATCGAGAAAGTTAGCGATTCGTTCGACAGTGTATCGATCGCAGCTGAGGGGTCGATCCCAAACGTATCGGTCACGGGAGACGAGATGCTGGGATCCGTGTTTCGCAATCTACTGAAAAACGCCGTTCAGCACAACGATACGGAACAGCCCGAGGTAGTCGTCTCGGCGACCGAACGAGACGATCGGGTTCGTGTTTCGATCGCCGACAACGGGCCCGGCATTCCAGACGTCCACAAAGAGCAGTTATTTTCGAAAGGAGAAACCGGCCTCGACAGCGAGGGGACCGGCATCGGACTCTACCTCGTCAGGACGCTCGTCGAACGGTACGGCGGTTCAGTGAGCGTCGAAGACAACGAGCCACGGGGGTCGATATTCACGGTGTCACTTCCACGCGCGGAGTCGTCGTAG
- a CDS encoding ABC transporter substrate-binding protein encodes MANRETRISRRTYLAGTAAATTGLAGCSVLGGSTGELTVAYMPIFPDLQYFVMDEQGYFDDIDRKVVGEEFTDGPSIVKAYGGGEIDIAMFGVVPAMILVDRGLPAKVTAANIKEPMAILAHEELGPLWDEHGSDAFDVWQEERGEPFRFGTFPQGSVPDILLRYWLEQEGIEPGGDVDIIEIGGANAVWQALANDEIDGTSIMEPVPTRVQSESVPYETFRTAARIMPGQPAAVTLMSDAVRDSEVATQFLDAHVRANEYIQDNPEPTAEIVEDGIGLDSDLALSALQGPLSNFVTDPREIENGTAIFSEFAARTGKLDDPLSPDEIFDYSVYEGI; translated from the coding sequence ATGGCAAACCGAGAGACGCGGATTTCGAGGCGCACGTATCTCGCAGGCACGGCGGCAGCGACGACTGGCCTCGCTGGCTGTTCCGTTCTGGGCGGCAGCACCGGCGAACTGACGGTCGCGTACATGCCGATCTTCCCCGACCTGCAGTACTTCGTGATGGACGAACAGGGATACTTCGACGATATCGACCGAAAGGTCGTCGGCGAGGAGTTTACCGATGGCCCATCGATCGTCAAGGCCTACGGCGGCGGGGAGATCGACATTGCGATGTTCGGTGTGGTCCCGGCGATGATCCTCGTCGATCGGGGGCTCCCGGCGAAAGTGACGGCGGCCAACATCAAGGAACCGATGGCGATCCTCGCACACGAGGAACTCGGGCCGCTGTGGGACGAACACGGTAGTGACGCCTTCGACGTCTGGCAGGAAGAGCGCGGCGAGCCGTTCCGGTTCGGGACCTTCCCGCAGGGATCCGTCCCTGACATCCTGCTGCGTTACTGGCTCGAGCAGGAGGGGATCGAGCCCGGGGGCGACGTCGATATCATCGAGATCGGCGGCGCGAACGCCGTCTGGCAGGCCCTCGCGAACGACGAGATCGACGGCACGTCGATCATGGAGCCAGTCCCGACCCGCGTCCAGTCGGAGTCAGTTCCCTACGAGACATTCAGAACGGCCGCCCGGATCATGCCCGGTCAGCCGGCGGCCGTGACGCTGATGAGCGACGCCGTCCGGGACAGCGAGGTCGCGACACAGTTCCTCGACGCTCACGTCCGGGCGAACGAGTACATTCAGGACAACCCCGAACCGACGGCCGAGATCGTCGAGGACGGTATCGGGCTGGATTCGGATCTGGCGCTGTCGGCCCTGCAGGGGCCGCTGTCGAACTTCGTCACCGATCCCCGCGAGATCGAAAACGGGACGGCGATCTTCTCGGAGTTCGCCGCCCGGACCGGCAAGCTCGACGATCCGCTCTCGCCGGACGAGATCTTCGATTACAGCGTCTACGAGGGGATCTAA